A stretch of the Sorangium aterium genome encodes the following:
- a CDS encoding TonB-dependent receptor, whose product MARADGYERCVREAATQAEIDACAPKDEPIEVRVRAKPPARSASDVEADAQVLAAAPHGSGADVLRVLPGVFVSDRGLPGRAPHLSLRGFDGTSGQDVEIFAGNIPMNQVSHIRAPGYADMRLIMPEVVRSIRIASGPHDPRQGDFGVAGSLHMDLGLEAPGFWLKGGVGSFGTRRLLIAFAPEHDEMMDTFAAFETDAMDGPGGARGGERSSFVGQLGGGTNQVQFRATVAIGSARFDFPGYLPQGPVERGAYPYAAQRPLGRDRTSQALVGSDVLWSLGEGTMGIGGFAGKTKTTFHQNLTGYALDQLAGEPIVESDDSEMVNDASTFGLTVLYRHGVEITSKRDSIEMGAYARVDSVDQTDTRLFEDGTKNAALVDATIDATNVAAYADLSLYPIRRVVVRGGARLDSLSYSVQDRTSNAGLERTAQGFVVSSKAMADIAVSGGVHLVASYGEGFRSPQARDLDEGERVPFTKVRSVEAGVRLKEGKTFQGSAVGFGSWLGNDRVFDAASRQNIEAPPSVRAGAQVVMSARSGPFGAHLSGTYTHARFTGSDARFAEGDPVPYAPAFVLRDDVFASGVVGRLSGKEVTVRVGAGVEGMAGRSLPGGRDGKDAVSLDAVAAVGWRGMELALNGTNLLGLPYYDAQYVYASSFVKDSAPSLPSPHVLVAAPIAWMLTLQIHLRGKEREPEPAY is encoded by the coding sequence GTGGCCCGCGCCGACGGCTACGAGCGGTGCGTCCGCGAGGCGGCGACCCAGGCCGAGATCGACGCTTGCGCCCCCAAGGACGAGCCCATCGAGGTGAGGGTGCGGGCGAAGCCGCCGGCCCGGAGCGCCTCCGACGTCGAGGCGGACGCGCAGGTCCTCGCCGCGGCGCCGCACGGCTCGGGCGCCGACGTGCTGCGGGTCCTCCCGGGCGTCTTCGTGAGCGATCGCGGCCTGCCCGGTCGCGCGCCGCACCTGTCGCTGCGCGGCTTCGACGGCACCTCCGGTCAGGACGTCGAGATCTTCGCCGGCAACATCCCGATGAACCAGGTCTCGCACATCCGTGCTCCTGGTTATGCCGACATGCGCCTCATCATGCCGGAGGTGGTCCGGTCGATCCGGATCGCCAGCGGCCCTCACGATCCGAGGCAAGGCGACTTCGGCGTCGCCGGCTCGCTCCACATGGATCTCGGCCTGGAGGCGCCGGGCTTCTGGCTGAAGGGGGGAGTCGGCTCGTTCGGGACGAGGCGTCTCCTCATCGCGTTTGCGCCCGAGCACGACGAGATGATGGACACGTTCGCGGCCTTCGAGACCGACGCCATGGACGGGCCGGGCGGCGCGCGCGGCGGCGAGCGCAGCTCCTTCGTCGGGCAGCTCGGCGGGGGCACCAACCAGGTCCAGTTCCGCGCGACGGTGGCCATCGGATCGGCGCGCTTCGACTTTCCCGGCTACCTGCCGCAGGGCCCCGTGGAGCGGGGCGCCTACCCCTACGCGGCGCAGCGGCCGCTCGGCCGCGATCGGACATCGCAGGCGCTCGTAGGATCCGATGTCCTGTGGAGCCTCGGCGAGGGCACGATGGGCATCGGCGGCTTCGCGGGAAAGACCAAGACGACGTTTCACCAGAACCTCACCGGGTACGCGCTCGACCAGCTCGCCGGCGAGCCGATCGTCGAGAGCGACGACAGCGAGATGGTGAACGACGCCTCGACCTTCGGCCTCACGGTGCTTTACCGCCATGGCGTCGAGATCACGTCGAAGCGCGATTCCATCGAGATGGGCGCCTACGCGCGCGTGGACTCGGTCGACCAGACCGACACCCGCCTGTTCGAGGACGGCACGAAGAACGCCGCGCTCGTCGACGCGACGATCGACGCCACGAACGTGGCCGCGTATGCCGATCTCTCGCTCTACCCGATCCGGCGCGTGGTCGTCCGTGGCGGCGCGCGCCTCGACTCGCTCTCGTACAGCGTGCAGGATCGCACCAGCAACGCCGGGCTCGAGCGCACCGCGCAGGGCTTCGTCGTGTCGAGCAAGGCCATGGCCGACATCGCGGTCAGCGGCGGCGTGCACCTCGTGGCGAGCTACGGCGAGGGGTTCCGTTCCCCGCAGGCGCGCGACCTCGACGAGGGCGAGCGCGTGCCGTTCACCAAGGTGCGCAGCGTCGAGGCCGGCGTCCGGCTCAAGGAGGGCAAGACCTTCCAGGGCTCGGCGGTGGGGTTCGGCTCGTGGCTCGGCAATGACCGCGTGTTCGACGCGGCGTCGCGGCAGAACATCGAGGCCCCGCCGTCGGTGCGCGCCGGCGCGCAGGTCGTGATGAGCGCGCGCTCCGGCCCGTTCGGCGCGCACCTGAGCGGCACGTACACCCACGCTCGCTTCACCGGCTCCGACGCGCGCTTCGCGGAGGGCGACCCGGTGCCCTATGCGCCGGCGTTCGTCCTGCGCGACGACGTCTTCGCCTCGGGGGTGGTCGGCCGGCTCTCTGGCAAGGAGGTGACCGTCCGCGTGGGCGCCGGCGTCGAGGGCATGGCGGGTCGCTCCCTCCCGGGCGGGCGGGACGGCAAGGACGCGGTCAGCCTCGATGCCGTCGCCGCGGTCGGGTGGCGCGGCATGGAGCTCGCCCTGAACGGCACGAACCTCCTGGGCCTTCCGTATTACGACGCGCAGTACGTCTACGCCTCGAGCTTCGTGAAGGACAGCGCGCCCTCGCTGCCGTCGCCGCACGTGCTCGTCGCGGCGCCGATCGCGTGGATGCTGACGCTCCAGATCCACCTCCGCGGCAAGGAGCGCGAGCCGGAGCCGGCCTATTAG